The following proteins come from a genomic window of Syngnathus acus chromosome 15, fSynAcu1.2, whole genome shotgun sequence:
- the lrrc18a gene encoding leucine-rich repeat-containing protein 18: MPKRKANTGTQVTLKYAKKAIRMKPDGWRRLTLSNMGITIFPKCIFNLTNMDELDLSRNHIQKLPEGIGKLSSLRWLDLHSNKLESVPESIGKLAGLTYLNLCNNRLTSSGLPTTLASLKNLTILNLGLNKLDALLPTMVPMESLQELGLFDNLFTHLPDFVNALRNLTKVNIKRNPLRIVNEDGEEMETEKSDDEDDDDGVYLVHESRLCSVCLKICKDPGGKHLRGDCMRETFEDKRSFSGLVTPNSVAAANQDAWRVKKREHFQTLESNM; the protein is encoded by the coding sequence ATGCCCAAAAGGAAAGCAAACACGGGGACACAGGTGACACTCAAGTATGCCAAAAAGGCCATCCGGATGAAACCCGACGGGTGGCGGCGACTCACACTTAGCAACATGGGCATAACCATTTTCCCGAAGTGTATCTTCAACTTGACTAATATGGATGAGTTGGATCTCAGTCGCAACCACATACAAAAACTCCCAGAGGGCATCGGGAAGTTGTCATCGCTCAGGTGGTTGGACCTTCACAGCAACAAGCTGGAGTCTGTGCCCGAGTCCATTGGTAAACTGGCGGGCTTGACCTATCTCAACCTCTGTAACAATCGTCTCACCTCGTCAGGTTTGCCCACTACGCTGGCCTCCCTTAAAAACCTGACGATTCTAAATCTGGGGTTGAACAAGCTGGATGCCCTGCTTCCTACTATGGTCCCTATGGAGAGCCTCCAAGAATTAGGCTTGTTCGACAACCTCTTCACCCACCTCCCAGACTTTGTGAACGCACTCCGCAATCTGACTAAAGTCAACATAAAACGGAATCCCTTGCGGATAGTGAATGAGGACGGCGAGGAGATGGAAACCGAAAAGTCCGAcgacgaggacgacgacgacggcgTGTACCTCGTCCACGAAAGTAGACTGTGTAGTGTGTGTCTGAAAATATGTAAAGACCCAGGAGGAAAGCATTTGAGAGGAGATTGCATGAGGGAAACGTTTGAGGACAAAAGGTCTTTTTCGGGACTCGTGACACCGAACTCGGTGGCTGCGGCCAATCAGGACGCGTGGAGAGTTAAGAAACGAGAACACTTTCAAACGTTGGAAAGCAATATGTAG